GCTGACCCCCAGACATCAGGTGCGCCTCAGATTCATATCCGTCCGGCAACTCCAGTACCTGATCATGAATATACGCCTGTTTTGCAGCATACACCACTTCTTCCATAGTAGCATCAGGTTTACCATAGCGGATATTTTCTGCAACCGATCCTTTAAAAATATGATTGCGTTGCAAGACCAGACCAATATTCTCACGCAGAAAAGCCGTATCATATTCGGCCAGATCTACCCCATCCAGCAAAATCTGTCCTGAAGATGGTTCATAAAATTTATCCATCAGGTTGATAACTGTACTTTTGCCAGCTCCGCTCAGTCCGACAAGAGCTGTAATGTCATTAGGCCGGATAGTCATATCTATGCCTTTCAGCGCTTTTGTTCCGTTAGGGTATTCAAAGGATACATTTTTAAGTTCTATCAAACCTTTGATACGTGCAGGACGGTATTTGCCGGACTGCTCAATCTCTTCATCAGATTCCAGTATCTCAAAAAAACTCTCCGAATAGATCAATGCATCATTGACCTCATCATAAATACGGTGCAACTGTCTGATCGGTGCCGACACATTGTTGAATAGCATTACATGAAACATAATGGCCCCAAGGGTCATCTGACCGTCTAATACAAAATAAGCCGTCAGAATAATGACAATCACGATTCCGATCTGTTCTATAAAGCTCTTGATACTATCAAACAGAAAGCTTGTTTTTCGCGTTGCCATCTGATTTTCTGTCATTTCATACTGAATCTTTTCATGACGGTCTGCTTCCAGTCGCTCTCTGACAAACGACTTGATAACATTAATCGAATCAATGAGGTTGATAATCTGATTACTCTTATTTTCCCGGTATCTGCGCATATTACGACGAAAACCACTCAACCGGTTTGCCTGTACCTGACTAACGTAAAAATATATCGGCACGATCAATAGCCCGACAAGTCCTACATAAAAATTAGCAGCAAACATACAGGCAAGAGCCACAATAGCATTTGCGAATAAGGGCAATATGTCAATAAAGAAATTCTGAACCAGACGTGTCAGGCTGCTGATTCCGGAATCTATCCGTGTCTGCAGCTTACCTGATTCATTTTTGGAGGATGTATAAAAAGCCATACGGTAGCTGAGTATCTTCTCAACGATCAGTTGGGCAAAATCCCTTGCAATATAGATTCTCAGCTTTTCACCATAAAATTTCTGTCCGAACTGCACACAGGAATAAATGATCTCCTTTAATAACAAAATGATTGAAATAACAGTCAGCAGATAAAGTCCTTTAGATAAAGGCTGTTTCGCCACCAGCAGATTACTGATAGAGTCTACTGTATATTTAAGAATGAAGGCGTTTACCTGTGCCGCAAAAGAACCGATAACAGTCAGGATCAGCGTATAAACAATAAGATTCTTATACGGTTTCGCAAATGGAGTAATCTTCTTTAACAAATTAGAAATGGTCATACAGAATATTCAATGTGTAATAACGGGTACAAACTTCGGAAAATACGATGTTGTAAACATTGACAATTATCAAAAAACAACTTCATAATAACTTACTGTACCACATATTTGTTTGTTTAATACCTTTAAAATTCTACAATATTTACGACTGTCCCCAACAATATCCGTAACTTTAACCTATAATTTTAGTCTATGGCACATATTCCTCCCGTTCCGCAATACAGTCCTGCTACGGCCTTTCAACGTTTACTCGATGTCCTGTACACATTAAGGTTGGAATGCCCCTGGGATAAGAAACAGACAATGGAGTCTCTGAGACACCTCACTATCGAAGAAATGTACGAACTTACGGATGCTATTCTGGATGAAGATTATCCCGAAATCAAAAAAGAACTGGGAGATGTCATGATGCACCTCGTATTCTACGCCCGTATAGCAGAAGAGCAAAACAGATTTACCCTGGTGGATGTAATCAATGCAGTCTGCGACAAACTGATTAACCGTCATCCGCATATCTATGGGGAAATAGAGGTAGAAAATGATGAACAGGTAAAATCTAACTGGGAAGCCATCAAGTTAAAAGAAGGAAATGCATCCGTACTCTCAGGTGTCCCCAAAGGATTGCCTGCATTGGTAAAAGCCTACCGTATACAGGATAAAGTAAGAGGTGTAGGCTTTGACTGGGAGGATAAAAAACAAGTCTGGGAAAAAGTTGAGGAAGAACTGGCCGAATTTAAAGCGGAATTTAACATCGATAACGGAGTAGCAATTGATGCTGAAAAAGCGGAGGGCGAATTCGGAGATTTGCTGTTTTCACTGATCAACTATGCGCGCCATGCAGGTATCAATCCGGAAAATGCCTTGGAACGAACAAACAAAAAATTCATAAAGCGCTTTACATACCTGGAAGAAAAAGCAGCTGAAAACAACCAGAAACTGCAGGATATGTCCTTAGCAGAAATGGATGTCTACTGGAACGAAGCTAAAAAAATCAAATAGTTATATAAACTTAAAATATGCATATAGATTTTTTTATCTCATAAAAATCCATATGTTTGTAATACTTTAGGGGTGTCTGCGAGAGCAGGCTGAGAATTACCCTTTGAACCTGATCTAGTTCATACTAGCGTAGGGAAAAGTAGATGACTGACCTGTGTACCCGTACACACCGTAGCCATTCCTAAAGTAAAATTTATCACTTTTAAACTTTAGGAATATGAACTTTACCCTCAACGGTCAGACCAAACCCCTTCTTTCTCCACTCACATTAAAGCAATTGCTGGATCAGGAAATTCCGGATAAACAGACTGGTATTGCTGTAGCTATCAATGATCAGGTCATCCCAAAAGATCAATGGACTGGTCACACCATTCTATCTAATGACAATATTCTCATCTTCACTGCCGCTCAGGGAGGTTAATTCATCACAGCATTATTCCATAAAACATGAAAGATCAACACAGC
The Sphingobacterium spiritivorum genome window above contains:
- a CDS encoding ABC transporter ATP-binding protein — encoded protein: MTISNLLKKITPFAKPYKNLIVYTLILTVIGSFAAQVNAFILKYTVDSISNLLVAKQPLSKGLYLLTVISIILLLKEIIYSCVQFGQKFYGEKLRIYIARDFAQLIVEKILSYRMAFYTSSKNESGKLQTRIDSGISSLTRLVQNFFIDILPLFANAIVALACMFAANFYVGLVGLLIVPIYFYVSQVQANRLSGFRRNMRRYRENKSNQIINLIDSINVIKSFVRERLEADRHEKIQYEMTENQMATRKTSFLFDSIKSFIEQIGIVIVIILTAYFVLDGQMTLGAIMFHVMLFNNVSAPIRQLHRIYDEVNDALIYSESFFEILESDEEIEQSGKYRPARIKGLIELKNVSFEYPNGTKALKGIDMTIRPNDITALVGLSGAGKSTVINLMDKFYEPSSGQILLDGVDLAEYDTAFLRENIGLVLQRNHIFKGSVAENIRYGKPDATMEEVVYAAKQAYIHDQVLELPDGYESEAHLMSGGQQQRIAIARLFLKNPPIIFLDEPTANLDAIATEQIKNSLDAIKVGRTVIIVSHSISQIIDASHIIVMEKGQVMEDGTHEELYEQKGTYYKIFMAMANSLNIDKITNSIRE
- the mazG gene encoding nucleoside triphosphate pyrophosphohydrolase gives rise to the protein MAHIPPVPQYSPATAFQRLLDVLYTLRLECPWDKKQTMESLRHLTIEEMYELTDAILDEDYPEIKKELGDVMMHLVFYARIAEEQNRFTLVDVINAVCDKLINRHPHIYGEIEVENDEQVKSNWEAIKLKEGNASVLSGVPKGLPALVKAYRIQDKVRGVGFDWEDKKQVWEKVEEELAEFKAEFNIDNGVAIDAEKAEGEFGDLLFSLINYARHAGINPENALERTNKKFIKRFTYLEEKAAENNQKLQDMSLAEMDVYWNEAKKIK
- the thiS gene encoding sulfur carrier protein ThiS; the protein is MNFTLNGQTKPLLSPLTLKQLLDQEIPDKQTGIAVAINDQVIPKDQWTGHTILSNDNILIFTAAQGG